The genomic interval TGAACGCCAAGGAAATGGGAATCAAATACGTCACCAGCGGTTTTTTCGCATACAGCTTGTACTTTTGTATCGGGGCTTATATAGGAATCAACTATACGAAATTTTATGCCTTCTGGGAGCGCAAACGCAGCAGCATTGCTTTACGCAGCACATTAATTCTAGTAGTAGCCATTTCCGGCACGATCAACGTGATCTACTTCTTGCGTGAGGCGCAGGGAAAACTACTATTTAACGATAGCTTTTTGGTGCAAATAAAAAATGAAATTTATATTACTTCGGCTTGTTTGCTGCTTATTCATCTAGCCCTTCGGATTAAGGCATCCCGTATGGAATATTTGAAATCGGTACTTATTCATCTCAGCCATGCATCATTCGGCATGTACTTGCTGCATCCGATGTTCCTCAGATATTACCGTATGATGGATGTGAATGGGAGTCCGCTCGTTTACGGAGCATGGATTGCAGGAGGCTTCTTCCTGGCTTTAATTGGCTCATGGATCATCGTTGCTTGGGCCGGAAAAGTGAAAGGACATTGGGTTTTATTTGGGCCTATCCCCAAACAGAAATCGCTCGGACAGTAGCCAAAAGTCTGAATTTAAAACATTTATGTGACGCCCCTCTGCTGAAACAAGGCAAAAGGGGCGTTTTCAATAATTTTCCCCTATGCGAGCCAGGTCTTTTCCGTTAAACTAGAAATTCTGGTATCGGCAGAATCAACTATACTATTGCAGGTTTACCCCTGAAAACTATTGGAGGTTTCTTTTCTAACATGCATAATGAACATCATTCCAATGTCAAAATTGTAACAGCCGACCCAAGCGCCATCGGCTTATTTGGGCTGGCTATCGTTACGCTCGTAGCTTCCTCGCAGAAGCTCGGCTTAACTGACGGTCTAAGCCTCGTTATTCCATGGGCGATTTTTCTAGGCGCCTTTGCTCAGCTCTTTGCTTCTATTCAAGATGCAAAACATAACAATACATTCGGTATGACCGCCTTTGGCGCTTATGCTTTCTTCTGGATGGCGATGGCCGGCAGCTGGCTGATCAAGCTCGGTGTGTTCGGCGCTGAGCTGGCTGCAATCGCAGATGGCAAGCAGCTTGGTTTTGCTTTTGTCGGTTATCTCATTTTCTCGCTGCTGATGACTATCGGAGCTGCAGAGACCAATAAAGTATTATTCTTCATCTTCGTTCTAATTGATCTGCTTTTCCTTGGACTGAGCTTCGATGCATTCGGAGTAGCACCCGACGTGTTCCACGCACTAGCTGCCTATGCGGAGATGGGTATTGCTCTCCTATCGCTATATGCCGCAGGCGCAGCTGTACTGAACACCCATTTTGGACGTGTGTTTCTGCCAATCGGTCGGCCTTTTGGCATCTTCAAGCCTCGTTCATAATCGGAATCTCATCATTATACAATGTTAAAGCCAGC from Paenibacillus sp. FSL K6-3182 carries:
- a CDS encoding acyltransferase — its product is MSQPPAKKALLTELESLRAFGILAVIMIHATSSSVVNSDPNSTLFLILVLFNTLSKFAVPLFILISGISLFYNYNDKPLNKQTATMFYKKRITKIMLPFLLFSFMYYATIIYFRYGFINFEQFISYFQTWDFLIKLLIGKTYAHLYFIFIIIQCYLLFPVLWYVMRKWPRLVNWLITGGLLIQWVYMLNAKEMGIKYVTSGFFAYSLYFCIGAYIGINYTKFYAFWERKRSSIALRSTLILVVAISGTINVIYFLREAQGKLLFNDSFLVQIKNEIYITSACLLLIHLALRIKASRMEYLKSVLIHLSHASFGMYLLHPMFLRYYRMMDVNGSPLVYGAWIAGGFFLALIGSWIIVAWAGKVKGHWVLFGPIPKQKSLGQ
- a CDS encoding acetate uptake transporter, coding for MHNEHHSNVKIVTADPSAIGLFGLAIVTLVASSQKLGLTDGLSLVIPWAIFLGAFAQLFASIQDAKHNNTFGMTAFGAYAFFWMAMAGSWLIKLGVFGAELAAIADGKQLGFAFVGYLIFSLLMTIGAAETNKVLFFIFVLIDLLFLGLSFDAFGVAPDVFHALAAYAEMGIALLSLYAAGAAVLNTHFGRVFLPIGRPFGIFKPRS